CCATGACACCATCCCATTGTTCCCTTTCCGTCTGTGGCAATGCCTTTGAACACTTTGTTGGCATAACGCCTGAGATTGTGGCATATTGGTATCATGGTTGAATCAACAAAGGTTATACCTGTACATCTGCCAAAAGCACGGAGATTCAGGAAGAACATGAGAGGGAAGAATACGCGACTTTCAAGTTCTACAAAACGGTTATAAGACACTGCATTTGGAAAATATGACTTCAATGTTCCTCTAATAAAGAATAGGTAATAATGCTTGAAGTTTCGGAATGAGCCGAAATGGAAATACAGCAAAATCGTCATGATTTCACTATCAGATAAAGAGGCTTTACGTCGTCTGCGCTTTACTCCATCTTCACTCAAAAGCAATTTTCCTGCATTTTCAGCATCAAAAACTTTGTAAAATTCATCAATAATACAAAATAATTCTGTAACTTTGTCCTTGGTAATCTCCATAATGATATCTTTTTATGTTTGTAACTAATTGGATTTCAACTACAAAGATACAAAAAATATCGGAGATTACCAACTTTTTTAGGCACTATTTCTTATCCCGAACTGAGGTAAAGGTAAAAAAGGCCTACC
This Segatella copri DSM 18205 DNA region includes the following protein-coding sequences:
- a CDS encoding IS982 family transposase yields the protein MEITKDKVTELFCIIDEFYKVFDAENAGKLLLSEDGVKRRRRKASLSDSEIMTILLYFHFGSFRNFKHYYLFFIRGTLKSYFPNAVSYNRFVELESRVFFPLMFFLNLRAFGRCTGITFVDSTMIPICHNLRRYANKVFKGIATDGKGTMGWCHGFKLHLACNDRGEIIAFVLTGANVSDKDPAVFDVLAKRLYGKLFADKGYISQKLFDSLFEEGIQLVTGLRVNMKNKLMPFYDKMMLRKRYIIETINDLLKNTAQIVHSRHRSVSNFIINIISALGAYCFFDNKPKALTGYVIEDTKQLSLF